A genomic segment from Nonomuraea helvata encodes:
- a CDS encoding FAD-dependent monooxygenase has protein sequence MPRALVIGGGIGGLTSGIALRRKGWDVTVLERAAKIDPVGSGLAIAANALKALDTVDLGDLIRRLSRLQGQAGLRRQDGRWLLHTTTQNAEARYGDSAVIMLRATLMDVLIGALGADRLRLGTTVSGVDAARGVVRTGDGDLEADLIVAADGIHSKTRQALFPEHPGPAYSGVTAWRGLIPRGDLNIQSSESWGKGLVFGISLLADDLVYVYATDVLPAGTALGNELEELVRRFGDWHEPIPALLRAADPAKIIRNDIHHLSTPLPAYHKGKVALVGDAAHAMPPNLGQGACQAIEDAITLAYFADGDLAAYTAARLQRTTKVVRRSMSMSRMTQIRNPVAVWLRDTALSLATRLNPNLMLRSMDDVLGWRPPRSPASHGAEHPRGRQTTG, from the coding sequence ATGCCGAGGGCTCTAGTGATCGGCGGCGGTATCGGCGGGCTGACCAGCGGAATAGCCCTGCGCCGCAAGGGATGGGACGTGACCGTGCTGGAGCGGGCGGCCAAGATCGACCCCGTCGGCTCCGGACTGGCCATCGCCGCCAACGCGCTCAAGGCGCTCGACACGGTCGACCTGGGCGACCTCATACGCAGGCTCTCGAGACTGCAAGGTCAGGCGGGTCTGCGGCGGCAGGACGGGCGGTGGCTCCTGCACACCACGACCCAGAACGCGGAGGCCCGCTACGGGGACTCGGCAGTGATCATGTTGCGGGCGACGTTGATGGACGTGCTCATAGGCGCGCTGGGAGCCGACCGGTTGCGGCTGGGCACCACGGTCTCCGGGGTGGACGCGGCGCGCGGCGTGGTGCGCACCGGCGACGGCGATCTGGAGGCCGACCTGATCGTGGCCGCCGACGGCATCCATTCGAAGACTCGGCAGGCGCTCTTCCCCGAGCACCCCGGTCCGGCGTACTCAGGGGTGACGGCCTGGCGCGGGCTCATACCGCGGGGCGATCTGAACATCCAGAGCTCCGAGAGCTGGGGCAAGGGGCTCGTGTTCGGGATCAGCCTGCTGGCCGATGACCTGGTGTACGTGTACGCGACCGACGTGCTGCCCGCGGGGACGGCGCTGGGGAACGAGTTGGAAGAACTGGTTCGGCGGTTCGGGGACTGGCACGAGCCGATCCCCGCCCTGCTGCGGGCAGCCGATCCCGCGAAGATCATCCGGAACGACATCCACCACCTCAGCACGCCGCTGCCCGCGTACCACAAGGGGAAGGTGGCGCTGGTGGGCGACGCCGCCCACGCGATGCCCCCCAACTTGGGCCAAGGTGCTTGTCAGGCGATCGAAGACGCGATCACGCTCGCCTATTTCGCCGATGGCGACCTCGCCGCCTACACCGCCGCCCGCCTGCAACGCACCACGAAGGTGGTGCGGCGGTCGATGTCCATGTCGAGGATGACTCAGATCCGCAACCCGGTGGCGGTCTGGTTGCGGGACACCGCGCTGTCGCTGGCGACCCGGCTGAACCCGAACCTGATGTTGCGGTCCATGGATGACGTGCTGGGCTGGCGCCCGCCACGGAGCCCAGCATCTCACGGGGCTGAGCACCCACGGGGTAGGCAGACCACAGGCTGA
- a CDS encoding DMT family transporter, with protein MTWVGLIVALVGALGYALGAALQQYEAVAAGASLKLVRRPRWWIGGVIGFAGACLHAVALSFAPLVAVQPISVATLVFAVPLAAFLYGRRPYRAEIIGSIAVAVGLLWLMLLVPQHNVTPRLSDGAALGFLAVIGLIVLVTQLIATRVHGPARALLLAVGAGVVTASVSTFVRVVGGGMQGDWGRLLHWFTVAVPVLLVCAVVLLQRSYAVGYFGIAYAGVQVIDPITSVLAGSILLGEPLPANPSTAIPAILASALTIGGTITLGRLAPDHSRPATVEAKPTPHPVSASSDVS; from the coding sequence ATGACCTGGGTCGGCCTGATAGTCGCCCTGGTGGGAGCGCTCGGATACGCGCTCGGCGCGGCACTGCAACAGTACGAGGCCGTCGCCGCGGGCGCGTCCTTGAAACTGGTCAGGCGGCCGCGCTGGTGGATCGGCGGTGTGATCGGCTTCGCGGGCGCCTGCCTGCACGCCGTGGCGCTCAGCTTCGCCCCGCTGGTGGCCGTCCAGCCGATCAGCGTCGCCACGCTGGTGTTCGCCGTGCCGCTGGCGGCGTTCCTGTACGGGCGCAGGCCGTACCGAGCGGAGATCATCGGCTCGATCGCGGTGGCCGTGGGTCTGCTCTGGCTCATGCTCCTCGTTCCGCAGCACAACGTGACGCCCAGGTTGAGCGATGGCGCCGCGCTCGGGTTCCTGGCCGTGATCGGGCTGATCGTCCTGGTCACCCAGCTGATCGCGACCCGCGTCCACGGCCCGGCCCGGGCGCTGCTGCTGGCGGTCGGCGCGGGCGTGGTGACGGCCAGCGTGTCCACGTTCGTGCGGGTGGTCGGTGGCGGCATGCAGGGGGACTGGGGGCGGCTGTTGCACTGGTTCACGGTCGCCGTGCCCGTGCTGCTGGTCTGCGCGGTGGTGCTGCTGCAGCGCTCGTACGCGGTGGGATACTTCGGCATCGCGTACGCCGGCGTCCAGGTCATCGACCCCATCACCTCGGTCCTCGCCGGCTCGATCCTCCTCGGCGAACCCCTGCCGGCCAACCCCTCCACCGCGATCCCCGCGATCCTGGCCAGCGCACTCACCATCGGCGGCACGATCACCCTCGGCCGCCTCGCCCCGGACCACTCCCGCCCGGCCACGGTGGAGGCCAAGCCGACGCCGCACCCGGTCTCGGCGTCCTCCGACGTCAGCTGA
- a CDS encoding VOC family protein, which produces MTTKAKLLAFTIDCAEPKKLAAFYHQITGWDIQYSEDEYAAIGDGTRSIYFGRVPDRKPVTWPSPDKQFHLDFRVPDVEKAVEEYIALGATRPEFQPGVTEEGVGWIVLQDPDGHLFCVCPEKS; this is translated from the coding sequence ATGACGACGAAGGCGAAACTCCTGGCGTTCACCATCGACTGCGCGGAGCCGAAGAAACTGGCCGCGTTCTACCACCAGATCACCGGGTGGGACATCCAGTACTCGGAGGACGAATACGCGGCCATCGGGGACGGCACGAGGAGCATCTATTTCGGGCGGGTCCCCGACCGCAAGCCGGTGACGTGGCCGAGCCCGGACAAGCAGTTCCACCTGGACTTCCGGGTGCCGGACGTGGAGAAGGCGGTGGAGGAGTACATCGCGCTGGGGGCCACCAGGCCGGAGTTCCAGCCGGGGGTCACGGAGGAGGGCGTCGGCTGGATCGTCCTGCAGGACCCGGACGGCCATCTGTTCTGCGTGTGCCCCGAGAAGTCCTGA
- the secA2 gene encoding accessory Sec system translocase SecA2: MASLKGILRNLLDRPGGVPLTPYLKVVKAADERAERLRGLEELPEPAMDDLAEFCAIAREAADRTLGLRPYDVQLLGTLALLDGKVAEMATGEGKTLSGAMAAAGYALQGKRVHVISVNDYLARRDAEWMGPFYEALGVSVGWIGQNSSPDERREAYAKDVTYGPVSEIGFDVLRDRLRTDTSEIIVPAPEVALIDEADSVLVDEARVPLVMAGSTDPGNAVPEMAALVRQLVRGYHYEIDEQSRNVYLTPKGADSVENLLGVELYDEHEPGTLIELNLALHAHALLARDVDYIVRDGKVQLINPSRGRVALLQRWPDGLQAAVEAKEALPPSEKGEILDSITVQGLIRRYPEICGMTGTAVAVSEQLGEFYGLKVAVIPSNRPCVREDEPDRIYPTGPDKDAALVEEIQEAHSTGRPILIGTLDVAESENLAKLLQRRGMEPVVLNAKNDAEEAAIIAKAGERDAITVSTQMAGRGTDIRLGEGVAELGGLYVIGSGRHASSRLDDQLRGRAGRQGDPGGSVFFVSMQDDLITQFVPDERPPAADADGVVRHRRGAYIVGHAQRVAEGVNLEIHRNTWRYTRLLEHQRELILEWRDKVLHGDAASKALSTADPERWESLPEDTRDETARQIVLHAIDRCWTEHLAFLTDLREGIHLRALGRMSPVDEFHREAVAEYKSLLAEVERRSLESFEAPEPDLKRPTATWTYLVQDNPFGTEWDRILKRVKTATRRG; encoded by the coding sequence GTGGCCTCACTAAAGGGAATTCTCAGGAACCTCCTGGACCGTCCAGGCGGGGTCCCCCTGACCCCCTACCTCAAGGTCGTCAAGGCGGCGGACGAACGCGCGGAGCGGCTGCGCGGGCTCGAGGAGCTGCCCGAGCCCGCCATGGACGATCTGGCCGAGTTCTGCGCCATCGCACGCGAGGCCGCCGACAGGACGCTGGGGCTGCGGCCGTACGACGTGCAGTTGCTCGGCACGCTGGCCCTCCTCGACGGGAAGGTCGCCGAGATGGCCACCGGCGAGGGCAAGACCCTCTCCGGGGCCATGGCGGCGGCGGGCTACGCGTTGCAGGGCAAGCGTGTCCACGTGATCTCGGTGAACGACTATCTGGCCAGGCGTGACGCCGAGTGGATGGGGCCATTCTACGAGGCGCTCGGCGTCAGCGTGGGCTGGATCGGCCAGAACTCCTCGCCGGACGAGCGGCGCGAGGCGTACGCGAAGGACGTCACGTACGGGCCTGTCAGCGAGATCGGGTTCGATGTGCTGCGTGACCGGCTCCGCACCGACACGAGCGAGATCATCGTGCCCGCGCCCGAGGTCGCGCTGATCGACGAGGCCGACTCCGTGCTGGTCGACGAGGCCCGCGTGCCGCTCGTGATGGCCGGGTCGACCGATCCTGGCAACGCGGTGCCGGAGATGGCGGCGCTGGTCAGGCAGCTCGTCCGCGGCTACCACTACGAGATCGACGAGCAGTCACGCAACGTCTACCTCACCCCCAAGGGCGCCGACAGCGTCGAGAACCTCCTCGGCGTCGAGCTCTACGACGAGCACGAGCCGGGCACGCTCATCGAGCTCAACCTGGCCCTGCACGCCCACGCGCTGCTCGCCCGCGACGTCGACTACATCGTGCGCGACGGCAAGGTCCAGCTGATCAACCCCTCGCGTGGCCGGGTGGCGTTGCTCCAGCGCTGGCCCGACGGCCTGCAGGCGGCCGTGGAGGCCAAGGAGGCGCTGCCGCCGAGCGAGAAGGGCGAGATCCTCGACTCGATCACCGTCCAGGGCCTGATCCGCCGCTATCCGGAGATCTGCGGCATGACCGGCACGGCCGTGGCCGTCAGCGAGCAGCTCGGCGAGTTCTACGGCCTCAAGGTCGCGGTCATCCCCTCCAACCGCCCGTGCGTACGCGAGGACGAGCCGGACCGCATCTACCCGACCGGCCCCGACAAGGACGCCGCGCTGGTCGAGGAGATCCAGGAGGCCCACTCCACGGGCCGGCCCATCCTCATCGGCACGCTCGACGTCGCCGAGTCGGAGAACCTCGCCAAGCTGCTCCAGCGCCGCGGCATGGAGCCGGTCGTGCTCAACGCCAAGAACGACGCCGAAGAGGCCGCGATCATCGCCAAGGCGGGTGAGCGCGACGCCATCACGGTCTCCACCCAGATGGCCGGCCGCGGCACCGACATCCGCCTCGGCGAGGGTGTCGCCGAGCTCGGCGGTCTCTACGTCATCGGCTCGGGCCGTCACGCCAGCAGCCGCCTCGACGACCAGCTCCGCGGCCGCGCCGGCCGTCAGGGCGACCCGGGCGGCTCGGTCTTCTTCGTCAGCATGCAGGACGACCTGATCACCCAGTTCGTGCCCGACGAGCGGCCGCCCGCCGCCGACGCGGACGGCGTCGTCCGCCACCGGCGCGGCGCGTACATCGTCGGCCACGCCCAGCGCGTCGCCGAGGGCGTCAACCTGGAGATCCACCGCAACACCTGGCGCTACACCCGCCTCCTGGAGCACCAGCGGGAGCTCATCCTGGAGTGGCGCGACAAGGTCCTGCACGGCGACGCCGCCTCCAAGGCGCTGTCCACGGCCGACCCCGAACGCTGGGAGTCCCTGCCGGAGGACACCAGGGACGAGACGGCCCGCCAGATCGTCCTGCACGCCATCGACCGCTGCTGGACCGAGCACCTGGCGTTCCTGACAGACCTCCGCGAGGGCATCCACCTGCGCGCGCTGGGCCGGATGAGCCCGGTCGACGAGTTCCACCGGGAGGCGGTGGCGGAGTACAAGTCGCTGCTGGCCGAGGTGGAGCGGCGCTCGCTGGAGTCCTTCGAGGCGCCCGAGCCTGATCTGAAGCGGCCGACGGCGACGTGGACGTACCTGGTGCAGGACAACCCGTTCGGCACGGAGTGGGACCGGATCCTCAAGCGCGTCAAGACGGCCACCCGCCGCGGATAG
- a CDS encoding DMT family transporter gives MTHVSARRGALYVSVAATAWGTGGAAGSLLFETGGLGPAGVSLWRYLLGAAFLLVLIRGPVVVNGRLLLLGAGMAVYQAAYFAAIAHAGVAVATVVTMGATPVFTALGSRFLLREPLGRVALTALVAAVAGLVLLTGETALRSRPSSVAGIGFALASAAGYAGVTLWSRRHKGEDPQSVAIGGFVVGAACLAPFALVEGVVPHVSATSVSLLLYLGAVPTALAYGLFFSALTVLRATTVSIISLGEAVGAAVLGVALFGERLTPLAWSGCALLLAAVAVLAVRVESG, from the coding sequence ATGACCCATGTCTCCGCCCGGCGGGGCGCCCTTTACGTGTCCGTGGCCGCGACCGCCTGGGGCACAGGCGGCGCCGCCGGCTCACTGCTCTTCGAGACCGGCGGCCTCGGCCCCGCCGGCGTCTCCCTGTGGCGCTACCTCCTCGGCGCCGCCTTCCTCCTCGTCCTCATCCGCGGGCCCGTCGTCGTCAACGGGCGGCTGCTGCTGCTCGGGGCCGGAATGGCCGTCTACCAGGCGGCGTACTTCGCCGCGATCGCCCACGCGGGTGTGGCCGTCGCGACCGTGGTGACGATGGGTGCGACGCCCGTCTTCACCGCGCTGGGCAGCCGCTTCCTCCTCCGCGAGCCGCTCGGCCGCGTCGCTCTCACCGCCCTCGTCGCCGCCGTGGCCGGGCTCGTGCTCCTCACCGGCGAGACCGCGCTGCGGTCCCGTCCCTCATCGGTCGCCGGCATCGGGTTCGCCCTGGCCTCGGCCGCCGGGTACGCCGGGGTCACGCTCTGGTCCAGGCGGCACAAGGGTGAGGACCCGCAGAGCGTGGCGATCGGGGGGTTCGTGGTCGGTGCGGCGTGCCTGGCGCCGTTCGCGCTGGTGGAAGGGGTGGTGCCGCACGTGAGCGCGACGTCGGTGTCGCTGCTGCTCTACCTGGGCGCGGTGCCGACCGCCCTGGCCTACGGTCTGTTCTTCAGCGCGCTCACCGTGCTCCGCGCGACCACGGTGTCGATCATCTCGCTGGGCGAGGCCGTGGGCGCGGCCGTGCTCGGCGTGGCGCTGTTCGGCGAGCGGCTCACGCCTCTGGCCTGGTCGGGATGCGCGCTGCTGCTGGCGGCCGTCGCCGTTCTCGCCGTACGCGTCGAATCCGGGTGA